In Prunus dulcis chromosome 1, ALMONDv2, whole genome shotgun sequence, the following are encoded in one genomic region:
- the LOC117636342 gene encoding uncharacterized protein LOC117636342, translating to MTLEDFFTLTEMKDGLTAPSRVEELVNVMQSEKDSIANNVGDATRQWAAVASTIAATENKDCLDLFIQLDGLWFVDRWLKDAQNLGNDTNESFVEESITALLRALEKLHIDNKQSISSGIWSTVKSLLGHKSTMVQDRARLLFDSWKQDVENAEVLCDDGSSKILEEDSKASAVKSTSEVGTNRENHTSGPARDELSPLRTSGDLQLESADAVLSNKQSPTHKLLDNADIKDRSPDPLASAIVVDPIQESPIKDESSICSVGGTTSIGTSSFPVAKLSNVDGHSDTPKSNELSKNENQDEKVNSSPQKLGVTDISSGPGLVEPGVVSSGADGSNSQVFATDSALQKSVNANQDDSCQKLTALANEGTAASDPKGVMDDARAVNHCNTTVQDGECCSNTPHDLSGNVSMSGKLEDLETSSRMADLGAVDEDMEHVSDESEELTTADDIDHEYGMVDALEVARQVAQEVEREVVDYREPYCSSSSEKISEGGLRRADSPDSINGEQDLPTHVSPKEAATEQSHSAEVNPEREGHIVNSENVGTIPEQCTNDMESSQVTEAAQEPELIPEKILCNFFDLNQEVCSDEMDRPVNPVSTPIPVSRPVAAAGLPVAPLQFEGAIGWKGSAATSAFRRASPRRFSDGDKNLSTGATSDGSKQRLDCLDIDLNVAEGGDDLGKQIPVSSGLPSGESSVEVSQNRSGRPNLDLNRIDDDGDALPSDLRVEGQFLNNRNGRRSPSPASSSSSMQPSMRNFDLNDRPYFHNDSTDQGPGKSSQTANAYGWPKPDASVISIMGTRVEINRTDAPQTLSLANGKAIETAADVSMARTGNLLDMGSTVSYTHSPVFGYNGLATGPTMSFSSAMYGPGGTIPYMVDSRGAPVVPQIMASPSVVPPPFSQSPFIMNLSATAQPGLNGAGPSRPPSFDLNSGFMVEGGNRDSGLRHLFIHGQGGRSMEDHLRNNSQPPPSSSTVGGKRKEPDSGWESFPFSYRHQQQQPPWR from the coding sequence ATGACACTCGAAGATTTCTTTACTTTAACTGAGATGAAAGATGGGCTCACAGCCCCGTCTCGAGTTGAGGAGCTGGTCAATGTAATGCAGAGTGAGAAAGATTCTATTGCGAATAATGTGGGTGATGCAACCCGGCAGTGGGCTGCTGTTGCTAGCACAATTGCCGCCACGGAGAATAAAGATTGTCTTGatctttttattcaattagATGGACTCTGGTTTGTTGATAGATGGCTTAAAGATGCTCAAAACTTAGGTAATGATACAAATGAGAGCTTTGTAGAAGAGTCAATAACTGCTCTGTTACGGGCACTTGAAAAGCTGCATATAGACAATAAGCAGTCAATATCTTCAGGGATCTGGAGTACCGTGAAGAGTCTTCTTGGCCACAAAAGCACAATGGTTCAGGATCGAGCGAGACTGCTGTTTGATAGCTGGAAGCAGGATGTTGAGAATGCTGAGGTTCTCTGTGATGATGGGAGTTCTAAGATTTTGGAAGAAGATTCTAAGGCATCTGCTGTAAAAAGTACTTCAGAAGTAGGTACTAACAGAGAAAATCACACATCAGGACCTGCTCGAGATGAATTGTCCCCATTAAGGACTTCAGGCGATCTTCAACTAGAAAGTGCTGATGCTGTACTGAGTAACAAACAGTCCCCAACCCACAAACTTTTAGACAACGCAGACATCAAAGATAGATCTCCAGATCCTTTGGCCTCTGCTATTGTCGTGGACCCTATTCAAGAAAGTCCTATAAAAGATGAATCCTCTATATGTTCTGTGGGAGGAACTACTTCAATTGGAACTTCTAGTTTTCCAGTAGCAAAGCTGAGCAATGTTGATGGACATTCCGAcactccaaaatcaaatgagttgtccaaaaatgaaaatcaggATGAGAAAGTCAACAGTTCTCCACAGAAGTTGGGTGTGACAGACATCTCTTCGGGGCCTGGTCTGGTGGAACCAGGGGTTGTTTCTTCAGGTGCTGATGGTTCAAATTCCCAGGTCTTTGCTACTGATTCTGCGTTGCAAAAAAGTGTTAATGCCAACCAGGACGATTCTTGTCAAAAATTGACTGCTCTTGCTAATGAAGGGACAGCTGCATCTGATCCAAAGggtgtgatggatgatgcAAGAGCAGTAAATCATTGCAATACTACAGTTCAAGATGGTGAATGCTGTTCAAACACTCCACATGACTTGTCCGGTAATGTTAGCATGTCAGGAAAACTAGAAGATTTAGAGACTTCTTCCAGGATGGCTGACCTGGGAGCTGTTGATGAAGATATGGAGCATGTCAGCGATGAAAGTGAGGAATTGACAACTGCTGACGATATTGATCATGAGTATGGGATGGTTGATGCTCTAGAAGTTGCTCGACAAGTAGCCCAAGAAGTAGAAAGAGAAGTAGTGGATTATAGAGAACCATACTGCAGTTCATCTTCAGAGAAAATCTCAGAAGGTGGACTCAGACGAGCTGATAGCCCAGACTCTATAAATGGAGAACAGGACTTACCCACTCATGTTTCACCAAAGGAGGCGGCAACTGAGCAAAGTCATTCGGCAGAGGTAAATCCTGAGAGGGAGGGCCACATAGTCAATTCAGAAAATGTGGGCACTATTCCAGAACAATGCACTAATGACATGGAGTCCTCTCAGGTGACTGAAGCAGCTCAAGAACCCGAACTTATCCCAGAAAAAAtcctttgtaatttttttgatCTAAATCAAGAAGTGTGCTCTGATGAAATGGATCGCCCGGTAAATCCTGTCTCTACTCCAATTCCTGTTTCAAGGCCAGTAGCAGCTGCTGGTTTACCTGTAGCCCCTTTGCAGTTTGAGGGGGCTATTGGGTGGAAAGGATCTGCTGCTACTAGTGCTTTTCGCCGAGCATCTCCTCGCAGATTTTCAGATGGTGACAAGAATCTTTCTACAGGGGCCACCAGTGATGGCTCAAAGCAGAGACTGGATTGCCTTGACATTGATCTGAATGTGGCTGAGGGTGGAGATGATTTAGGAAAGCAAATTCCAGTGTCATCTGGCCTTCCTTCTGGGGAATCTTCAGTTGAAGTGAGTCAAAATAGATCAGGGAGGCCCAATTTGGATCTAAATCGtattgatgatgatggtgatgcctTACCATCGGATTTAAGGGTGGAAGGACAGTTCTTAAACAATCGGAATGGCCGTCGCAGCCCATCTCCTGCTTCATCGTCATCATCAATGCAGCCTTCTATGAGGAATTTTGATTTGAATGACAGGCCATATTTTCATAATGATTCAACAGATCAAGGACCAGGTAAGTCTTCTCAAACTGCAAATGCATATGGATGGCCTAAACCGGATGCTTCAGTTATTTCTATCATGGGTACTCGAGTGGAGATAAACAGAACTGATGCTCCTCAAACTCTCTCCCTGGCAAATGGCAAGGCTATTGAGACTGCAGCAGATGTTAGCATGGCAAGAACGGGGAATCTTTTGGACATGGGTTCAACGGTCTCATACACTCACTCTCCTGTTTTTGGGTACAATGGACTGGCAACAGGGCCTACCATGTCGTTCTCCTCAGCCATGTATGGACCTGGTGGCACAATCCCCTACATGGTGGATTCTAGAGGAGCTCCTGTTGTGCCTCAAATAATGGCGTCTCCGTCAGTTGTTCCGCCTCCATTTTCCCAGTCACCGTTCATTATGAACTTGAGTGCGACGGCACAACCAGGTCTAAATGGTGCTGGGCCCTCACGTCCTCCTAGCTTTGATCTGAATTCTGGCTTTATGGTTGAGGGAGGCAATAGGGACTCGGGCCTGAGGCACCTTTTCATTCATGGTCAGGGCGGCAGGTCTATGGAGGATCATTTGAGGAACAACTCACAACCCCCTCCTTCAAGTTCCACCGTTGGTGGGAAAAGGAAGGAACCAGATAGTGGCTGGGAATCATTCCCGTTTAGCTACAGACATCAGCAACAGCAACCACCATGGAGATGA